A single Polyodon spathula isolate WHYD16114869_AA chromosome 6, ASM1765450v1, whole genome shotgun sequence DNA region contains:
- the LOC121317453 gene encoding cytosolic 5'-nucleotidase 1A-like, which translates to MAEVKAAKVNKKDDVVSNTNQKEDHDWTAAKAFYENLGSKKRPRPPKPQNAVTIAVSSRTLFNMVKERQFYEDKGLEKYVAYQLEHENEPLMPGAAFPFVKAVMTVNARLRELYPDSEELFDVVLMTNNHAQVGVRLINSINHYNLTIERFCMTGGKSPIGYLKAYLTNLYLSNDSEKVKEAIEEGFAAATMFNVEKEVQLHNNQLRIAFDGDAVLFSDESEQIVKEHGLDKFFEHEKDFENKPLAQGPLKCFLEALGKLQRKFYAKNERMDCPIRTYLVTARSAASSGARALKTLRSWGLEIDEALFLAGAPKGPLLEKIRPHIFFDDQMFHIEGAQQLGTIAAHVPYGIGQKYNKGKLKEESPKK; encoded by the exons ATGGCCGAAGTTAAAGCAGCGAAGGTCAATAAAAAGGATGACGTTGTGAGTAACACAAATCAGAAAGAAGACCACGACTGGACTGCCGCTAAGGCTTTCTATGAAAACCTAGGGTCTAAAAAGAGACCCAGACCT CCCAAACCTCAAAATGCTGTTACGATCGCTGTATCTTCACGGACACTGTTCAACATGGTCAAAGAAAGACAATTCTACGAAGACAAAGGTTTGGAAAAATACGTGGCGTACCAACTGGAACACGAAAATGAGCCCCTGATGCCAGGAGCAGCGTTTCCGTTTGTAAAG GCAGTAATGACAGTTAATGCCCGCTTACGGGAACTCTATCCTGATAGCGAAGAATTGTTTGATGTTGTTCTGATGACTAACAACCACGCCCAGGTTGGAGTGCGGCTCATTAACAGCATCAACCATTATA ATTTAACAATTGAGAGATTCTGTATGACTGGTGGAAAAAGTCCCATTGGTTACCTAAAGGCTTACCTGACCAACCTCTACCTCTCAAATGATTCTGAAAAAGTAAAGGAGGCGATAGAAGAAG GTTTTGCAGCTGCCACCATGTTCAATGTTGAAAAAGAAGTCCAACTGCATAATAATCAGCTGAGGATTGCTTTTGATGGGGATGCTGTTCTCTTCTCTGATGAATCAGAACAAATTGTGAAGGAACATGGATTAGACAAATTTTTTGAACACGAGAAAGATTTTGAGAACAAACCTCTAGCACAg ggTCCCCTGAAATGCTTTCTGGAGGCTCTGGGAAAACTCCAGCGAAAATTCTACGCAAAAAATGAGCGTATGGACTGCCCAATCAGGACCTACCTGGTGACTGCAAGGAGTGCTGCAAGTTCAGGGGCCAGAGCCCTCAAGACCCTGAGGAGCTGGGGCTTGGAGATTGATGAGGCACTTTTCCTGGCTGGGGCCCCCAAGGGGCCGCTTCTGGAAAAGATCCGCCCTCATATCTTCTTTGATGATCAAATGTTCCACATTGAAGGTGCTCAACAGCTGGGTACCATTGCTGCACATGTGCCTTATGGAATTGGTCAGAAGTACAACAAGGGCAAGCTTAAAGAGGAGAGTCCTAAGAAGTGA